One genomic segment of Deinococcus sp. HSC-46F16 includes these proteins:
- a CDS encoding response regulator transcription factor translates to MERKPLVLVIEDEKDIARFIELELAAEGYATEVAFDGVTGLSKFREVNPDLVILDLMLPVLDGLEVARRIRKTSNTPIIILTAKDGIQDKVEGLDSGADDYLIKPFSIEELLARVRAHLRRVNPAVTGEVRVADLVMNLDGREIFRGGRRVELSAKEFELLELLARNPGKVFSRFEIEEKVWPEYTGGSNVVDVYIGYLRRKLEEGGERRLIHTVRGVGYVLREE, encoded by the coding sequence ATGGAACGCAAGCCCCTGGTCCTCGTCATCGAGGATGAAAAAGACATCGCCCGCTTCATCGAACTGGAGCTGGCCGCCGAGGGGTACGCCACCGAGGTGGCTTTCGACGGCGTAACCGGCCTGAGCAAATTCCGCGAGGTCAACCCGGACCTCGTCATCCTCGACCTGATGCTGCCGGTGCTCGACGGCCTGGAGGTCGCTCGGCGCATCCGCAAGACCAGCAACACGCCCATCATCATCCTGACGGCCAAAGACGGCATTCAGGACAAGGTCGAGGGGCTGGACTCGGGCGCCGACGACTACCTGATCAAGCCCTTTTCCATCGAGGAACTGCTCGCCCGCGTCCGCGCCCACCTGCGCCGGGTGAACCCCGCCGTCACGGGCGAGGTGCGGGTGGCCGACCTGGTGATGAACCTCGACGGGCGCGAGATTTTCCGGGGGGGGCGGCGGGTCGAGCTGTCGGCCAAGGAGTTCGAGTTGCTCGAGCTGCTGGCCCGCAACCCCGGCAAGGTCTTTTCCCGCTTCGAGATCGAGGAAAAGGTCTGGCCCGAGTACACCGGCGGCAGCAACGTGGTCGACGTGTATATCGGCTACCTGCGCCGCAAGCTCGAGGAGGGCGGCGAGCGGCGCCTGATCCACACCG
- a CDS encoding adenylate/guanylate cyclase domain-containing protein has protein sequence MTHLLLPLPADPPAPEQACLVMVDLVGSTRIAHGLSLGAYATLMAEFVQVLMLSFEVHGGQVLQHQGDAVLALWPAERAEQALRAAVEAHDRAAHLGLAGSLGLTLQVRSGVASGEVVTGVVGGQPSAYGLPVNYARRLCDAAEPGETLICEAAARAVGSAAALRPRPLPPLRGFGPDCRAHRVLPGAVPTTPMKTG, from the coding sequence ATGACCCACCTGCTGCTGCCGCTGCCCGCCGACCCTCCCGCCCCCGAGCAGGCGTGCTTGGTGATGGTCGACCTGGTGGGCAGCACCCGCATCGCGCATGGGCTGTCCCTGGGGGCCTACGCCACGCTGATGGCCGAGTTCGTGCAGGTACTGATGCTGAGTTTCGAGGTGCATGGCGGACAGGTCTTGCAGCACCAGGGCGACGCGGTGCTGGCGCTGTGGCCCGCCGAGCGCGCGGAGCAGGCCCTGCGGGCAGCCGTTGAGGCCCACGACCGCGCCGCCCACCTGGGACTGGCCGGGTCGCTGGGGCTCACGCTTCAGGTGCGTTCGGGGGTCGCCTCGGGCGAGGTCGTGACCGGCGTGGTGGGCGGGCAGCCCAGTGCCTACGGTCTGCCCGTCAACTACGCCCGGCGCCTGTGTGACGCCGCCGAGCCCGGCGAGACCCTGATCTGTGAGGCGGCGGCGCGGGCCGTGGGGAGCGCGGCGGCGCTGCGGCCCCGCCCCCTGCCTCCCCTGCGCGGCTTCGGACCGGACTGCCGCGCCCACCGGGTGTTGCCCGGCGCCGTCCCCACAACCCCCATGAAAACCGGTTAA
- the mqnP gene encoding menaquinone biosynthesis prenyltransferase MqnP, whose amino-acid sequence MNAAARVKTYLDLVKFEHTVFALPFAYAGMLLASMQARGTGWPGWEVLLWVTVAMAGARTAAMAANRVIDRFIDARNPRTAGREVPSGKVRPAQAWALVIVSLAVMAFAAAQLNPLCLALMPLAVLFLIGYPYTKRYTWLCHAWLGVTDGAAAAGGWIAVTGEFAPGAWLLWAVVIFWMIGLDVIYATLDYRFDLANGVRSIPARFGIPRALRIAAASHGLTFALLLAVGVVTGASVWYYLAALVMGGILLYEHRIVNPEDLGRVNVAFFDANMWLALTMLAGVILDVTWRTLT is encoded by the coding sequence GTGAACGCGGCGGCCCGTGTCAAGACCTACCTCGACCTCGTGAAGTTCGAGCACACCGTGTTCGCGCTGCCCTTCGCCTACGCGGGGATGCTGCTCGCCAGCATGCAGGCGCGGGGCACGGGCTGGCCCGGCTGGGAGGTGCTGCTGTGGGTCACCGTGGCGATGGCCGGGGCGCGGACCGCCGCGATGGCTGCCAACCGGGTGATCGACCGCTTCATCGACGCCCGCAACCCCCGCACGGCGGGCCGTGAGGTCCCCAGCGGCAAGGTCCGCCCCGCGCAGGCGTGGGCGCTGGTGATCGTCAGCCTCGCGGTCATGGCGTTCGCGGCGGCGCAGCTCAATCCGCTGTGCCTCGCGCTGATGCCGCTGGCGGTCCTCTTCCTGATCGGGTACCCATATACCAAGCGCTATACCTGGCTGTGTCACGCCTGGCTGGGCGTCACCGACGGGGCGGCGGCGGCGGGCGGCTGGATCGCCGTGACGGGCGAGTTCGCGCCCGGCGCATGGCTGCTGTGGGCCGTCGTGATCTTTTGGATGATCGGGCTGGACGTGATCTACGCGACCCTGGACTACCGCTTCGACCTCGCCAACGGGGTCAGGAGCATCCCCGCCCGCTTCGGCATCCCCCGCGCCCTGCGGATCGCGGCGGCGAGCCACGGCCTCACCTTCGCGCTGCTGCTCGCGGTGGGGGTGGTCACGGGGGCGAGCGTCTGGTATTACCTCGCCGCACTCGTCATGGGGGGCATCCTGCTGTACGAGCACCGCATCGTGAACCCGGAGGACCTCGGGCGCGTCAACGTGGCCTTTTTCGACGCGAACATGTGGCTGGCCCTCACCATGCTGGCGGGGGTCATCCTGGACGTGACGTGGCGCACCTTGACCTGA
- a CDS encoding helix-turn-helix transcriptional regulator, which translates to MTQPAPPLSPTEAGEFLRRKLRERGLTQAQLAGRAGIPDPGYLSHLLKGRVNVAESKYLRAIADVLGLTAEELRRLNPALVMEVAAPSPLLPSPDIPEGLREAGERYAAVDPLIAHPKVQAALAQAGNFYGRGPQTPQEWFRYFTSVREWIEVEP; encoded by the coding sequence ATGACCCAGCCTGCCCCTCCTCTCTCCCCTACCGAAGCGGGCGAGTTCCTGCGGCGCAAGCTGCGGGAGCGGGGACTGACCCAGGCGCAGTTGGCCGGTCGGGCGGGGATTCCCGATCCCGGTTACCTCAGCCACCTGCTGAAGGGGCGGGTCAACGTGGCCGAGTCCAAGTACCTGCGGGCCATCGCGGACGTGCTGGGGCTGACGGCCGAGGAGTTGCGGCGGCTCAACCCGGCGCTGGTCATGGAGGTCGCGGCCCCATCCCCGCTCCTTCCCTCCCCGGATATCCCAGAGGGGCTGCGTGAGGCGGGGGAGCGGTACGCGGCGGTCGATCCCCTGATCGCGCACCCGAAGGTGCAGGCGGCGCTGGCACAGGCGGGCAACTTCTATGGCCGGGGACCGCAGACCCCGCAGGAGTGGTTCCGGTACTTCACCAGCGTGCGCGAGTGGATCGAGGTGGAGCCGTGA
- the hemW gene encoding radical SAM family heme chaperone HemW yields the protein MPALDPTVRHLYVHVPFCPTICPYCDFHVLTRRAGLVERYLERVEEEAARLADEYPVDLDTVYIGGGTPSFLRDAEITALVGSVRRHLGWGRAENTLEINPGTVSPARADLWRDLGFGRASVGVQSLDDPTLKFLGRQHDARQAREAVRELVGAGFRVSGDLITAVPGQPLEADIRGLVELGVGHVSAYTLTIEPGTEFARRGVTVGEDDERRGFEETEARLTDLGFSRYEISNYARPGQESRHNLAYWEGRTYLGLGPGAAGHYPALRGSRGRGVEESGEAALTLRRTNPHLHDWLTGEGGEAEAILPEDYVTDALFMGLRLRAGLDLADLSRRSGVDVRTRYAVPIAANVERGLLVLEGDRLRATPQGWWVLNRVVTDFLEA from the coding sequence GTGCCCGCCCTCGACCCCACCGTTCGCCACCTGTATGTCCATGTCCCCTTCTGCCCCACCATCTGCCCCTACTGCGACTTCCACGTCCTGACGCGGCGGGCCGGGCTGGTCGAGCGGTATCTGGAGCGGGTGGAGGAGGAAGCGGCGCGGCTGGCGGACGAATACCCGGTGGACCTCGATACCGTCTATATCGGCGGCGGCACCCCCAGCTTCCTGCGCGACGCGGAGATCACGGCGCTGGTGGGGAGCGTCCGGCGTCACCTGGGCTGGGGCCGCGCCGAGAACACCCTGGAGATCAATCCCGGCACGGTCAGCCCGGCGCGGGCGGACCTGTGGCGTGACCTCGGCTTCGGCCGCGCCTCGGTGGGCGTGCAGAGCCTCGACGACCCCACCCTGAAGTTCCTGGGCCGCCAGCACGACGCCCGGCAGGCGCGGGAGGCCGTGCGCGAGCTGGTAGGGGCGGGCTTCCGCGTCAGTGGAGATTTGATTACCGCCGTGCCCGGACAGCCGCTGGAGGCCGATATTCGCGGCCTCGTCGAGCTGGGCGTGGGGCATGTCAGCGCCTACACCCTGACCATCGAGCCGGGCACCGAGTTCGCCCGCCGAGGCGTGACGGTGGGGGAGGACGACGAGCGCCGGGGCTTCGAGGAGACGGAGGCCCGCCTGACCGACCTCGGCTTCTCCCGCTACGAGATCAGCAACTACGCCCGCCCCGGCCAGGAGTCGCGCCACAACCTCGCCTACTGGGAGGGGCGCACCTACCTGGGGCTGGGGCCGGGGGCGGCGGGGCACTATCCGGCACTCCGGGGGTCGAGGGGTCGGGGGGTCGAGGAGTCGGGAGAAGCGGCCCTCACCCTGCGCCGCACCAACCCCCATCTCCACGACTGGCTTACGGGGGAGGGGGGGGAGGCCGAGGCCATTTTGCCCGAAGATTACGTCACCGACGCCCTCTTCATGGGGTTGCGGCTGCGGGCGGGGCTGGACCTGGCCGACCTGTCGCGGCGCAGCGGGGTGGACGTGCGGACCCGCTATGCCGTGCCCATCGCCGCCAACGTGGAGCGCGGCCTGCTCGTGCTGGAGGGGGACCGGTTGCGGGCCACGCCGCAGGGCTGGTGGGTGCTCAACCGGGTGGTCACGGACTTCTTGGAGGCGTAA
- the lpdA gene encoding dihydrolipoyl dehydrogenase — MTKQMDFDVLVIGAGPGGYHAAIRAAQLGLKVACAERESVGGVCLNVGCIPTKALLHAGEQMAAARHASEFGLSFGEQTLDVSRLNGWKDGIVKKLTGGVSSLFKANKVTHLRGQASFVDEHTVRVGDQTYTAANIIIATGSEPARLPGIEVDQQRIVDSTGALVVPDPIPARMLCVGGGVISFEFAHVYNNLGSKVRIIEFLPTIIPGADADAVREFGKAMKKQGIEFETETKANSAVQKDDGIHVEIENVKTGEKRVEVFDRVLVAVGRRPRTDGLNAQAAGVHVTDRGFIPADQQQRTNVGHIYSIGDVASNPMLAHKAMKEGLVAAEVIAGKPAAQDAVAIPGVVYTSPELAWVGLTELEAKEKGYQVKTGVFPLSASGRAMTLQQTDGFVKMVVEKDTDLLLGVHIVGPHASDMLGEASLALEMAATATDIALTIHAHPTLGETVLEAAEAVHKQAIHIMNR; from the coding sequence ATGACCAAGCAGATGGATTTCGACGTGCTCGTGATCGGGGCCGGGCCGGGCGGCTACCACGCCGCGATCCGCGCGGCGCAACTCGGCCTCAAGGTGGCCTGCGCCGAGCGCGAGTCGGTGGGCGGCGTATGTCTCAACGTGGGCTGCATTCCCACCAAGGCCCTGCTGCACGCGGGCGAGCAGATGGCGGCGGCCCGCCACGCCTCCGAGTTCGGCCTCTCGTTCGGGGAGCAAACGCTGGATGTTTCCAGGCTCAACGGCTGGAAGGACGGCATCGTCAAGAAGCTGACGGGCGGCGTGAGCAGCCTCTTCAAGGCGAACAAGGTGACGCACCTCAGGGGTCAGGCCTCCTTCGTGGACGAGCACACCGTCAGGGTGGGCGACCAGACCTACACGGCGGCCAACATCATCATCGCCACCGGGTCGGAACCCGCCCGCCTGCCCGGCATCGAGGTCGATCAGCAGCGCATCGTGGACTCGACCGGGGCGCTCGTGGTGCCCGACCCCATTCCCGCGCGGATGCTGTGCGTGGGCGGCGGCGTGATCAGCTTCGAGTTCGCGCACGTCTACAACAACCTCGGCTCCAAGGTCCGCATCATCGAGTTCCTGCCCACCATCATCCCCGGCGCAGACGCCGACGCCGTGCGCGAGTTCGGCAAGGCGATGAAGAAGCAGGGCATCGAGTTCGAGACCGAGACGAAGGCCAACTCCGCCGTTCAGAAGGACGACGGCATCCACGTCGAGATCGAGAACGTGAAGACCGGCGAGAAGCGGGTGGAGGTCTTCGACCGGGTGCTCGTGGCGGTGGGCCGCCGTCCCCGCACCGACGGCCTGAACGCGCAGGCGGCGGGCGTGCACGTCACCGACCGGGGCTTTATCCCCGCCGACCAGCAGCAGCGCACCAACGTGGGGCATATCTACTCCATCGGTGACGTGGCGAGCAACCCCATGCTGGCCCACAAGGCGATGAAGGAAGGCCTCGTCGCCGCCGAGGTCATCGCCGGGAAGCCCGCCGCGCAGGATGCCGTCGCCATCCCCGGCGTGGTGTACACCTCGCCCGAACTCGCCTGGGTGGGCCTGACCGAACTCGAGGCCAAGGAAAAGGGCTACCAGGTCAAGACCGGCGTCTTCCCCCTCTCGGCGTCGGGCCGCGCGATGACCCTCCAGCAGACCGACGGCTTCGTGAAGATGGTGGTGGAAAAGGACACCGACCTGCTGCTCGGCGTGCATATCGTGGGGCCGCACGCCTCCGACATGCTGGGCGAGGCCAGCCTCGCGCTGGAGATGGCGGCGACCGCCACCGACATCGCCCTGACCATCCACGCCCACCCCACCCTGGGCGAGACGGTGCTGGAGGCCGCCGAGGCCGTCCACAAGCAGGCGATTCACATCATGAACCGCTGA
- a CDS encoding peptidoglycan-binding domain-containing protein: MKFAPSLAALLASAALAAPTARDVNRAATRAAGTLDGVLRTCPTSFARVGTPGKQCVGAGGSVEAVRGKLSAVLGDDLYGVWRSRDGQRSVYNWVRTTGGYVYLRVQPDPEGRAGSLLYFDLPPESEGGAAATQAAPRVTVKPTPAPAATTPAPRPAPTPQPAQTPRPAPAATTTTPRSLAPVPFTRTLRLQAQRMNGADVRAAQDRLIALTRPSGGGRGDGWYGPVTAATVRAFQAANGLPGTGTLDRATWTRLFSEQARTFPASSIELP, from the coding sequence ATGAAGTTTGCCCCCTCCCTGGCCGCCCTGCTGGCCTCTGCCGCCCTCGCCGCCCCGACCGCGCGGGACGTGAACCGGGCCGCGACCCGCGCCGCCGGGACGCTCGACGGTGTGCTGCGGACCTGCCCGACCAGCTTCGCGCGGGTGGGCACGCCGGGCAAGCAGTGCGTGGGCGCGGGCGGCAGCGTCGAAGCGGTGCGCGGCAAGCTCAGCGCGGTGCTGGGCGACGACCTCTACGGGGTGTGGCGCAGCCGCGACGGCCAGCGCAGCGTGTACAACTGGGTCCGCACGACGGGCGGCTACGTGTATCTGCGGGTGCAGCCTGATCCCGAAGGCCGGGCCGGATCGCTGCTCTACTTCGACCTCCCCCCTGAGAGCGAGGGCGGCGCGGCGGCGACACAGGCCGCGCCGCGCGTGACGGTGAAGCCCACCCCCGCTCCGGCGGCGACCACGCCAGCGCCCCGGCCTGCCCCCACGCCCCAACCCGCCCAGACGCCTCGCCCGGCTCCGGCGGCCACGACGACCACGCCCCGTTCGCTCGCTCCGGTCCCCTTCACGCGGACCCTGCGGCTGCAAGCCCAGCGCATGAACGGCGCCGACGTCCGCGCGGCGCAAGACCGCCTGATCGCCCTGACCCGGCCCAGCGGCGGCGGGCGCGGCGACGGCTGGTACGGCCCGGTCACGGCGGCAACGGTGCGGGCCTTCCAGGCCGCCAACGGCCTGCCGGGCACGGGAACCCTGGACCGCGCGACGTGGACCCGGCTCTTCAGCGAGCAGGCCCGGACCTTCCCGGCCAGCAGCATCGAGTTGCCCTGA
- the trmH gene encoding tRNA (guanosine(18)-2'-O)-methyltransferase TrmH — protein MTPERYQKILRVLRRRQPTLTVLMDEVNKPHNLSAIVRTCDAVGVLEAHAVPPQGGQLAGFKGHTYAATSGSAHKWVPVQAHAAATSAVRELQGRGFQVLATHLSQRSVDYREPDYTRPTCVLLGAEKWGVSDEAAEAADANIVIPMFGMVQSLNVSVAAATILFEAQRQRLAAGMYDAPQLSPEELARLAFEWGYPDLAPGYRERGEPYPALDEDGQIV, from the coding sequence ATGACGCCCGAACGCTACCAGAAGATTCTGCGGGTCCTGCGGCGGCGCCAGCCCACGCTGACCGTCCTGATGGACGAGGTCAACAAGCCGCACAACCTCTCGGCCATCGTGCGGACCTGCGACGCGGTGGGTGTGCTTGAGGCCCACGCCGTCCCTCCCCAGGGCGGGCAGCTCGCTGGCTTCAAGGGCCATACCTATGCGGCCACCTCCGGCAGCGCCCACAAGTGGGTCCCCGTGCAGGCACACGCGGCCGCCACCTCTGCCGTGCGGGAGTTGCAGGGCCGGGGCTTTCAGGTGCTCGCCACCCACCTCTCGCAGCGCAGCGTGGACTACCGCGAGCCCGACTACACCCGCCCCACCTGCGTGTTGCTGGGCGCCGAGAAATGGGGTGTGTCCGACGAGGCCGCCGAGGCCGCTGACGCCAACATCGTCATTCCGATGTTCGGGATGGTCCAGAGCCTGAACGTGTCGGTGGCCGCCGCGACCATCCTCTTCGAGGCGCAGCGCCAGCGCCTCGCCGCCGGGATGTACGACGCGCCGCAGCTTTCCCCGGAGGAGCTGGCCCGCCTCGCCTTCGAGTGGGGCTACCCGGACCTCGCGCCGGGCTACCGCGAGCGGGGCGAGCCCTATCCGGCACTGGACGAGGACGGGCAGATCGTCTGA
- a CDS encoding TerC family protein → MFNLELPPFNAETWAILGTLVLLEGLLSADNALVLAVMVRHLAGDLQRKALAYGIGGAVVLRILGVLLASYVLEYWWLRAFGALYLAYLAVSHFTKKDHGGAEGGGARGRGFWATVVLLNLTDLAFSVDSILAGVALIPRDMPREQGLTIVVIGGIIGLILMRFAATVFLKVLNRYPAMDNVAYALVGWIAVKLGIETLEAAHEHFPWVPTFHMPQALFWSVMAAIAVIGTFLATRKPAMSEAQAEAEAHREGVDLLETDEQLERR, encoded by the coding sequence ATGTTCAATCTCGAACTGCCTCCCTTCAACGCCGAGACCTGGGCGATTCTCGGCACGCTGGTGCTGCTCGAGGGCCTGCTGTCGGCCGACAACGCGCTGGTGCTCGCGGTGATGGTGCGGCACCTCGCGGGCGACCTGCAACGCAAGGCGCTCGCCTACGGCATCGGCGGCGCGGTCGTGCTGCGCATCCTGGGCGTGTTGCTGGCCTCCTACGTGCTGGAATACTGGTGGCTGCGGGCCTTCGGTGCCCTGTACCTCGCCTACCTCGCCGTCAGTCACTTCACGAAAAAGGACCACGGCGGGGCCGAGGGCGGCGGCGCGAGGGGCCGGGGCTTCTGGGCGACCGTCGTGCTGCTCAACCTCACCGACCTCGCCTTCAGCGTGGACTCGATCCTGGCGGGCGTGGCGCTGATTCCGCGTGACATGCCGCGCGAGCAGGGCCTGACCATCGTGGTGATCGGCGGCATCATCGGCCTGATCCTGATGCGCTTCGCGGCGACCGTGTTTCTCAAGGTGCTCAACCGCTACCCGGCGATGGACAACGTGGCCTACGCGCTGGTGGGCTGGATCGCCGTCAAGCTAGGCATCGAGACGCTGGAAGCCGCCCACGAGCACTTCCCGTGGGTGCCGACCTTCCACATGCCGCAAGCCCTCTTCTGGAGCGTGATGGCCGCCATCGCCGTCATCGGGACCTTTCTCGCCACCCGCAAGCCCGCCATGTCCGAGGCGCAGGCCGAGGCCGAGGCCCACCGCGAGGGCGTGGACCTGCTGGAAACCGACGAGCAGCTCGAGCGGCGCTGA
- a CDS encoding 2,3-bisphosphoglycerate-independent phosphoglycerate mutase, with amino-acid sequence MSDLMDTIRTIAKKTDSKILMVVLDGVGGLPLTVNGDTELATAQTPNLDALALESQLGQVELVGAGITPGSGPGHLSLFGYDPLRYVVGRGALSAVGIGVRLRAGDVAVRGNFASLGVGRVIADRRAGRPSDEKNAEIVAKLRAAIPEIDGTPVEIYTESEHRFVVVFRSQGVDEAGQGLGANLSDVDPQVTGVPPQTAVGGDPASERTAFLVNEFVARAEAALAEEPQVNGVLFRGYSDVPHFPSFADTYGLRAACIASYPMYKGLASLVGMDVLEVEGEEDALDGKVAALAAHWAEYDFFYFHVKKTDSTGEDGDFHAKVKKVELFDALLPRLRELQPDVLCIVGDHSTPSKLASHSWHPVPLLINSRYGRKDMAARYTEEEAQKGSLGLRRGTDVMPLLMANALKLQKYGA; translated from the coding sequence ATGAGCGACCTGATGGACACCATTCGCACCATCGCCAAGAAGACCGACAGCAAGATCCTGATGGTCGTGCTCGACGGCGTGGGTGGCCTGCCCCTCACGGTGAACGGGGACACCGAACTGGCGACCGCGCAGACGCCCAACCTCGACGCGCTGGCGCTGGAGTCACAACTCGGGCAGGTCGAACTGGTGGGCGCCGGAATCACGCCGGGCAGCGGGCCGGGGCACCTGAGCCTCTTCGGGTACGACCCGCTGCGCTACGTGGTAGGGCGCGGCGCCCTCTCGGCGGTGGGCATCGGCGTGCGCCTGCGGGCCGGGGACGTGGCCGTGCGCGGCAACTTCGCCTCGCTGGGGGTGGGCCGCGTGATCGCCGACCGCCGCGCCGGGCGCCCCAGCGACGAGAAGAACGCCGAGATCGTGGCGAAGTTGCGGGCCGCCATTCCCGAGATTGACGGCACCCCGGTCGAGATCTACACCGAGTCCGAGCACCGCTTCGTGGTGGTCTTCCGCTCGCAGGGGGTGGACGAAGCCGGGCAGGGCCTGGGCGCGAACCTCAGCGACGTGGACCCGCAGGTGACCGGCGTGCCGCCCCAGACGGCGGTGGGCGGCGACCCCGCCAGCGAGCGCACGGCCTTCCTGGTCAACGAATTCGTGGCCCGCGCCGAGGCGGCCCTCGCGGAAGAACCGCAGGTCAACGGGGTGCTGTTCCGGGGCTACAGCGACGTGCCGCACTTCCCGTCCTTCGCGGACACCTATGGGCTGCGGGCCGCCTGCATCGCGTCCTATCCGATGTACAAGGGCCTCGCCAGCCTCGTCGGGATGGACGTGCTGGAGGTGGAGGGCGAGGAAGACGCGCTCGACGGCAAGGTGGCTGCGCTGGCCGCGCACTGGGCCGAGTACGACTTCTTCTATTTCCACGTCAAGAAGACCGACTCGACCGGCGAGGACGGCGACTTCCACGCCAAGGTGAAGAAGGTGGAACTGTTCGACGCCCTGCTGCCCCGATTGCGCGAGCTTCAGCCCGACGTGCTGTGTATCGTGGGCGACCACTCCACCCCCAGCAAGCTCGCCAGCCACTCCTGGCACCCGGTGCCGCTGCTGATCAACAGCCGATACGGCCGCAAGGATATGGCCGCCCGCTACACCGAGGAAGAAGCGCAGAAAGGCAGTCTGGGCCTGCGCCGGGGCACCGACGTGATGCCGCTCTTGATGGCGAACGCGCTGAAGTTGCAGAAGTACGGGGCGTAA
- a CDS encoding ATP-binding protein → MPTLLVVSGLPASGKTHLGSRLARALGWPFVSKDDYKAMLHDHLPDLTRAQAGPLSFELMYHVAGVVLAAGGSAVLETHFYRGVSEPKIEELARAHGAEIIQLFCEASLDDLRRRHAARVASGARPHIDLPFDHAELPESACWTPLALDAPLRRVDTTQPQDTAELARWVRDQS, encoded by the coding sequence ATGCCCACCCTCCTCGTCGTCTCCGGCCTTCCCGCTTCAGGCAAAACACACCTCGGCTCGCGGCTGGCGCGGGCGCTGGGGTGGCCCTTCGTGAGCAAGGACGACTACAAGGCGATGCTGCATGACCACCTGCCCGACCTGACCCGCGCCCAGGCCGGGCCGCTGAGTTTCGAGCTGATGTACCACGTCGCTGGGGTGGTGCTGGCGGCGGGCGGGAGTGCGGTGCTGGAAACGCATTTCTACCGGGGCGTCAGCGAGCCGAAGATTGAGGAGTTGGCGCGGGCGCACGGCGCAGAAATCATTCAACTCTTCTGCGAGGCTTCGCTGGATGACCTCCGACGGCGCCATGCGGCGCGGGTGGCCTCGGGCGCACGGCCCCATATCGACCTGCCCTTCGACCATGCCGAGCTGCCGGAGAGTGCGTGCTGGACGCCATTGGCCCTGGATGCGCCACTGCGCCGGGTGGACACCACCCAGCCCCAGGACACGGCTGAGCTCGCCCGCTGGGTACGCGACCAAAGCTGA